One Bradyrhizobium sp. CCGB12 genomic window carries:
- a CDS encoding glycerophosphodiester phosphodiesterase family protein produces the protein MAVIPLSMAFAQSAVPSGAKHFLTVDGKAPLILGHRGLPGLVAEETEASYELAAALGTDALEEDLHLTKDCVLVVRHNPWLSDNTNVAEVAKTNAAVAARKRTVPGVRVKAPSAAGVPADYLTDLTDPSDPKSVLKSLIVDGEDHTNDWSITDFTMAELKQWIAGTTYDAANERPKVFNGKFPVISFQDVIDIAKAKSSETGRTVLVYPETKNPTWNNAQAIANGCGAPGSHPLEDALIKIIKDNGLNTKEAPILVQSFEPGSLKYMRSHGLQTRQVQLIDGNGIDFRNGKVLLDNITNSRPFDWTVSGDARLYDAMLTSEGLNDIKTYADGIGPWKAYIVPLKITPWKDSNADGTPYKGSTSEATTQDATSLVSDAHKLGLFVHVFTFRNEKKYLAADYRGDPSLEYLKFFRLGVDGVFTDFTHTGVAARAAYLRELGW, from the coding sequence GTGGCTGTGATTCCGCTGTCGATGGCCTTCGCGCAGTCCGCGGTGCCATCGGGCGCCAAGCATTTCCTGACCGTTGATGGAAAGGCGCCACTGATCCTCGGGCATCGCGGCCTGCCGGGGCTGGTCGCTGAAGAGACCGAGGCATCATATGAACTCGCCGCGGCGCTGGGGACCGATGCGCTCGAAGAGGACCTGCACCTGACCAAGGATTGCGTTCTGGTGGTGCGTCACAACCCCTGGCTGAGCGACAATACCAACGTGGCCGAGGTGGCGAAGACCAATGCCGCTGTTGCCGCCCGCAAGCGCACGGTGCCCGGTGTGCGCGTCAAGGCTCCGTCCGCCGCCGGCGTACCTGCCGACTACCTCACGGATCTCACCGATCCGTCCGATCCCAAATCGGTGCTGAAATCGCTGATCGTCGACGGCGAAGACCATACCAATGATTGGTCGATCACCGATTTCACCATGGCCGAACTGAAGCAATGGATCGCCGGCACCACGTATGACGCGGCCAACGAAAGGCCGAAGGTCTTCAACGGCAAGTTCCCGGTCATCAGCTTCCAGGACGTCATCGACATCGCCAAGGCCAAATCCAGCGAGACCGGGCGCACGGTCTTGGTCTATCCGGAAACCAAGAACCCGACCTGGAACAATGCCCAGGCGATTGCCAATGGCTGCGGTGCGCCCGGCAGCCACCCGCTCGAGGATGCCCTGATCAAGATCATCAAGGACAATGGCCTCAACACGAAGGAGGCTCCCATCCTCGTTCAGAGCTTCGAGCCAGGCAGCCTGAAATATATGCGCAGCCATGGCCTTCAGACGCGGCAGGTCCAACTCATCGACGGTAACGGTATCGACTTCAGGAACGGCAAGGTCCTGCTCGACAACATCACCAATTCCCGTCCGTTCGACTGGACGGTTTCAGGCGACGCGCGCTTGTATGATGCGATGCTGACGTCCGAAGGCCTTAACGACATCAAGACCTATGCCGACGGCATCGGTCCGTGGAAGGCGTATATCGTCCCGCTCAAGATCACGCCGTGGAAGGACAGCAATGCCGACGGCACGCCCTACAAGGGATCCACGTCGGAGGCCACGACGCAGGATGCAACCAGCCTTGTCAGCGATGCGCACAAGCTCGGCCTGTTCGTGCATGTCTTCACGTTCCGGAACGAGAAGAAGTATCTGGCTGCCGACTATCGCGGCGATCCCAGCCTTGAATATCTCAAATTCTTCCGCCTCGGTGTCGATGGGGTCTTCACCGACTTCACGCATACCGGCGTTGCCGCCCGCGCAGCATATTTGCGAGAGCTGGGCTGGTGA
- the pdhA gene encoding pyruvate dehydrogenase (acetyl-transferring) E1 component subunit alpha codes for MAAPKKAAASTAQDKTNGGSPPEFTKEQELKALRDMLLIRRFEEKAGQLYGMGAIGGFCHLYIGQEAVVVGMQMALKLGDQVITGYRDHGHMLATGMEANGVMAELTGRRGGYSKGKGGSMHMFSKEKHFYGGHGIVGAQVSLGTGLAFANHYRGNDNVSVTYFGDGAANQGQVYESFNMAELWKLPVIYVIENNRYAMGTSVSRASAQQDFSKRGASFNIPGMQVDGMDVRAVKAAGEEAAAWCRAGKGPYILEMQTYRYRGHSMSDPAKYRTREEVEKVRHDQDPIEQVRNRLLAAKVSEADLKAIDAEVREIVNASADFAQQDPEPDAAELWTDVYR; via the coding sequence ATGGCCGCACCCAAGAAAGCCGCCGCAAGCACTGCACAGGACAAGACCAACGGCGGTTCGCCCCCGGAATTCACCAAGGAGCAGGAGCTCAAGGCGCTCCGCGACATGCTCCTGATCCGGCGGTTCGAGGAAAAGGCCGGTCAGCTCTACGGCATGGGCGCGATCGGCGGCTTCTGCCACCTCTATATCGGCCAGGAGGCCGTGGTGGTTGGCATGCAGATGGCGCTGAAGCTGGGCGATCAGGTCATCACCGGTTATCGCGATCACGGCCACATGCTTGCCACCGGCATGGAAGCCAACGGCGTCATGGCCGAGCTCACGGGGCGCCGCGGCGGTTATTCCAAGGGCAAGGGCGGCTCCATGCACATGTTCAGCAAGGAGAAGCACTTTTACGGCGGTCACGGCATCGTCGGTGCCCAGGTCTCGCTCGGCACCGGGCTTGCCTTCGCCAATCACTATCGCGGCAACGACAATGTCAGCGTCACCTATTTCGGCGATGGCGCGGCCAACCAGGGCCAGGTCTATGAGAGCTTCAACATGGCGGAGCTCTGGAAGCTGCCGGTGATCTACGTCATCGAGAACAACCGCTACGCCATGGGCACCTCGGTGTCGCGTGCCTCGGCGCAGCAGGATTTCTCCAAGCGCGGTGCGTCCTTCAACATTCCCGGCATGCAGGTCGATGGCATGGACGTGCGCGCCGTGAAGGCCGCGGGCGAGGAGGCGGCGGCCTGGTGCCGCGCCGGCAAGGGCCCCTATATCCTGGAGATGCAGACCTACCGCTATCGCGGCCACTCGATGTCCGACCCCGCAAAGTACAGAACGCGCGAGGAGGTCGAGAAGGTTCGTCACGACCAGGACCCGATCGAGCAGGTGCGCAACCGCCTGCTGGCGGCCAAGGTCAGCGAGGCCGATCTCAAGGCGATCGACGCCGAGGTGCGCGAGATCGTCAACGCGTCTGCCGATTTCGCCCAGCAAGATCCCGAGCCGGATGCCGCCGAGCTCTGGACCGACGTTTACCGCTGA
- a CDS encoding pyruvate dehydrogenase complex E1 component subunit beta, with translation MPIQVLMPALSPTMEKGNLAKWLKKEGETIKSGDVIAEIETDKATMEVEATDEGTLGKILIPEGTADVAVNTPIATILADGESAADLAKTPAPAQKAAESAPPAAAKAEAPAPKAAPSAPQAVTEPDPEVPAGTEMVTQTIREALRDAMAEEMRRDADVFVMGEEVAEYQGAYKVTQGLLQEFGARRVIDTPITEHGFAGIGVGAAMTGLKPIVEFMTFNFAMQAIDQIINSAAKTLYMSGGQMGCSIVFRGPNGAAARVAAQHSQDYSSWYSNVPGLKVVAPFSAADYKGLLKAAIRDPNPVIFLENEVLYGHTGEVPKLDDFVIPIGKARIVRAGSHVTIISWSNGMTYALKAADELAKDGIEAEVIDLRTLRPMDTETIVNSVKKTGRAVTVEEGWAQSGVGAEIAARIMENAFDYLDAPVARVSGKDVPMPYAANLEKLALPSAAEVVEAAKAVCYR, from the coding sequence ATGCCAATTCAAGTGCTGATGCCCGCGTTGTCGCCCACGATGGAGAAGGGCAACCTCGCCAAATGGCTGAAAAAAGAGGGTGAGACGATCAAGTCGGGCGACGTCATCGCCGAGATCGAGACCGACAAGGCGACCATGGAGGTCGAGGCGACCGACGAGGGCACGCTCGGCAAGATCCTGATCCCCGAGGGCACCGCCGACGTCGCGGTGAACACGCCGATCGCGACAATCCTCGCCGACGGCGAGAGCGCCGCCGACCTGGCCAAGACGCCGGCGCCCGCCCAGAAGGCTGCGGAATCCGCGCCGCCTGCCGCCGCAAAGGCCGAGGCGCCTGCGCCGAAGGCTGCACCGTCCGCGCCGCAGGCTGTCACTGAACCTGATCCGGAAGTGCCGGCCGGCACCGAGATGGTGACGCAGACCATCCGTGAAGCCCTGCGCGATGCCATGGCCGAGGAAATGCGCCGCGACGCCGATGTCTTCGTGATGGGCGAGGAGGTCGCCGAATATCAGGGCGCCTACAAGGTGACCCAGGGACTCCTGCAGGAATTCGGCGCCAGGCGCGTCATCGACACGCCGATCACCGAGCACGGCTTTGCCGGCATCGGCGTCGGTGCCGCGATGACCGGCCTGAAACCGATCGTCGAATTCATGACCTTCAACTTCGCCATGCAGGCGATTGACCAGATCATCAATTCCGCGGCCAAGACGCTCTATATGTCCGGCGGACAGATGGGTTGCTCGATCGTGTTCCGCGGGCCCAACGGTGCCGCCGCCCGCGTCGCCGCCCAGCACAGCCAGGACTACTCGTCCTGGTATTCGAACGTCCCGGGCCTCAAGGTCGTCGCGCCGTTCTCGGCCGCCGATTACAAAGGTCTGCTCAAGGCCGCGATCCGCGATCCCAACCCGGTGATCTTCCTCGAGAACGAGGTGCTGTACGGGCACACCGGCGAAGTGCCGAAGCTCGATGACTTCGTGATCCCGATCGGCAAGGCGCGCATCGTGCGCGCAGGGAGCCACGTCACCATCATCTCCTGGTCGAACGGGATGACCTATGCGCTGAAGGCGGCCGACGAACTCGCCAAGGACGGCATCGAGGCCGAGGTGATCGACCTGCGCACGTTGCGTCCGATGGACACCGAAACCATCGTCAACTCGGTCAAGAAGACCGGGCGCGCCGTCACGGTGGAGGAGGGCTGGGCGCAGAGCGGCGTCGGCGCCGAGATCGCCGCGCGCATCATGGAGAATGCCTTCGATTATCTCGATGCGCCTGTTGCGCGCGTCTCCGGCAAGGATGTGCCGATGCCCTATGCCGCGAACCTGGAGAAGCTCGCGCTGCCTTCGGCGGCGGAAGTCGTCGAGGCCGCCAAAGCCGTCTGCTACAGGTAG
- a CDS encoding DUF5076 domain-containing protein, with translation MAGPKEQPLPPDVMTREDAVEILRVFVLDGGLSMAFQRAFEEPDMWGLLLVDLARHAARAYARESEYTEEDALNRILEMFQAEIERPTDTGTTTPRGKGH, from the coding sequence ATGGCGGGCCCGAAGGAGCAGCCTCTGCCGCCCGACGTCATGACCCGCGAGGACGCGGTCGAGATCCTGCGCGTGTTCGTGCTGGATGGCGGGCTGTCGATGGCGTTTCAGCGCGCCTTCGAGGAGCCCGACATGTGGGGCCTGCTGCTCGTCGATCTCGCCCGCCATGCCGCACGCGCCTATGCGCGCGAGAGCGAATATACCGAGGAGGACGCCCTCAACCGGATACTGGAGATGTTCCAGGCCGAGATCGAGCGTCCCACGGACACCGGCACCACGACGCCGCGCGGCAAGGGACACTGA
- a CDS encoding nucleoside deaminase, whose translation MAIESHHFDLMLEAIREAEASIVQGGLPIGAVLTRGGKIIARGHNNRVQENNVILHGEMSCLREAGVISFHDTVMYTTLSPCSMCAGALALFKVQLVVIGESVTFEGSKDILDKFGIPWIDLADDRSISMMKTWRSNPANERLWQGDIGN comes from the coding sequence GTGGCGATCGAGTCCCATCATTTCGATCTCATGCTGGAGGCGATCCGCGAGGCGGAAGCCTCGATCGTGCAAGGCGGGCTGCCGATCGGCGCCGTGCTGACGCGCGGTGGCAAGATCATCGCCCGCGGCCATAACAACCGCGTGCAGGAGAACAACGTGATCCTGCACGGCGAGATGAGCTGCCTGCGCGAGGCCGGCGTGATCTCGTTCCACGACACCGTCATGTACACCACGCTGTCGCCATGCTCGATGTGCGCCGGCGCGCTCGCTTTGTTCAAGGTCCAGCTCGTGGTGATCGGAGAATCCGTCACCTTCGAGGGCTCCAAGGACATCCTCGACAAGTTCGGTATCCCCTGGATCGATCTTGCCGACGACCGCTCCATCAGCATGATGAAGACGTGGCGTTCCAATCCCGCCAATGAGCGCCTGTGGCAGGGCGACATCGGCAACTAA
- a CDS encoding pyruvate dehydrogenase complex dihydrolipoamide acetyltransferase: MPINILMPALSPTMEKGNLAKWLKKEGDKVKSGDVIAEIETDKATMEVEAIDEGTIAKILVPEGTQDVPVNDVIAVLAGEGEDVKAAGAAKPSVSAAPPKATEASAAAPAPAPAAPKAAPPPAPAPQAAAPAAQSNGHGGRVFSSPLARRLAKDAGIDVAMVTGTGPHGRVVARDVEQAKSGKGLKAPAAAPSGAPSIAPTMSDKQILSLFEPGSYDIVPHDGMRRTIAQRLTASIQNVPHFYLTIDCDIGKLLAAREEINAAAPKDKEKKPLYKISVNDFVIKAMAVALQKIPNCNVSWTESGMVKHHHSDVGVAVAMPGGLITPIIRKAETKTLSTISNEMKDFAARARSRKLKPEEYQGGTTAVSNLGMYGISHFTAVINPPHATILAVGTSEERPVVRGGKIEIAHMMSVTLSCDHRAIDGALGAELIGAFKQLIENPVMMMV, from the coding sequence ATGCCCATCAACATCCTGATGCCCGCTCTCTCGCCGACGATGGAGAAGGGCAACCTCGCCAAGTGGCTGAAGAAGGAAGGCGACAAGGTCAAATCCGGCGACGTCATCGCCGAGATCGAGACCGACAAGGCGACCATGGAGGTCGAGGCGATCGACGAAGGCACGATCGCCAAGATCCTGGTGCCCGAGGGCACGCAGGACGTGCCGGTCAACGACGTGATCGCGGTGCTCGCCGGCGAGGGCGAGGACGTGAAGGCCGCTGGTGCCGCCAAGCCCAGCGTCTCGGCCGCACCACCGAAAGCCACGGAGGCTTCCGCCGCTGCGCCGGCTCCCGCGCCGGCCGCGCCCAAGGCTGCACCGCCTCCTGCACCTGCGCCGCAGGCTGCAGCGCCTGCCGCGCAGAGCAACGGCCATGGCGGCCGGGTATTCTCGTCACCGCTCGCGCGCCGTCTCGCCAAGGACGCCGGCATCGATGTTGCGATGGTCACCGGTACCGGCCCGCACGGCCGCGTGGTCGCGCGCGACGTCGAGCAGGCCAAGTCCGGCAAGGGCCTCAAGGCACCGGCGGCGGCGCCGTCAGGCGCGCCCTCGATTGCGCCGACCATGTCGGACAAGCAGATCCTGTCGCTGTTCGAGCCCGGTTCCTACGACATCGTTCCGCATGACGGCATGCGCCGCACGATTGCGCAGCGCCTGACCGCGTCGATCCAGAACGTCCCGCACTTCTATCTCACCATCGACTGCGACATCGGCAAGCTGCTCGCCGCGCGCGAGGAGATCAATGCGGCTGCGCCCAAGGACAAGGAAAAGAAGCCGCTCTACAAGATCTCGGTCAACGACTTCGTCATCAAGGCGATGGCGGTCGCGCTGCAGAAGATCCCGAACTGTAACGTCAGCTGGACCGAAAGCGGCATGGTCAAGCACCACCATTCCGACGTCGGCGTTGCCGTGGCGATGCCCGGCGGCCTGATCACGCCGATCATCCGCAAGGCCGAGACCAAGACGCTCTCGACCATCTCCAACGAGATGAAGGATTTTGCCGCGCGCGCCCGTTCGCGCAAGCTGAAGCCCGAGGAATATCAGGGCGGCACCACGGCGGTCTCCAACCTCGGCATGTACGGCATCAGCCACTTCACCGCCGTGATCAACCCGCCGCACGCGACCATTCTGGCCGTGGGCACCAGCGAGGAGCGTCCCGTCGTGCGCGGCGGCAAGATCGAGATCGCGCACATGATGAGCGTGACCTTGTCCTGCGATCACCGCGCCATCGACGGCGCCCTCGGTGCCGAGCTGATCGGCGCGTTCAAGCAGCTCATCGAAAATCCTGTCATGATGATGGTCTGA
- the lpdA gene encoding dihydrolipoyl dehydrogenase has translation MADTSFDVIIIGSGPGGYVTAIRAAQLGLKTAIVEKSYLGGICLNWGCIPTKALLRSAEIYHYMQHAKDYGLSAEKVSFDPKAVVQRSRGVSKRLNDGVGFLMKKNKVSIIWGAASIDAPGKVTVKKSDVEGPKGSLGEGTYQAKHIIVATGARPRVLPGLEPDKKLIWTYFEAMVPERMPKSLLVVGSGAIGIEFASFFHTMGSDVTVVEVLPQILPVEDAEIAGLARKRLEKLGIKIMSSTKVTKLEKKADSVVATIDDGKGKPVTTEFERVISAVGVVGNIENLGLEKLGVKTDRGCIVIDGYGKTNVPGIYAIGDVAGPPMLAHKAEHEGVICVEAIKGLHPHPMDKNMIPGCTYCHPQVASVGLTEAKAKESGREIRVGRFPFVGNGKAIALGEDQGMVKVIFDKKTGQLLGAHMVGAEVTELIQGYVVAMNLETTEEELMHTVFPHPTLSEMMKEAVLDAYGRVLNI, from the coding sequence ATGGCCGATACATCCTTCGACGTCATCATCATCGGCTCCGGCCCCGGCGGCTATGTCACCGCGATCCGCGCCGCACAGCTCGGTCTCAAGACCGCGATCGTCGAGAAGTCGTATCTCGGCGGCATCTGCCTGAACTGGGGCTGCATCCCGACCAAGGCGCTGCTGCGCTCGGCCGAGATCTATCACTACATGCAGCACGCCAAGGATTACGGCCTCTCGGCCGAAAAGGTCTCGTTCGACCCGAAGGCGGTGGTGCAGCGCTCGCGCGGCGTCTCGAAGCGGCTCAACGACGGCGTCGGCTTCCTGATGAAGAAGAACAAGGTCAGCATCATCTGGGGCGCGGCCTCGATCGATGCACCCGGCAAGGTCACGGTGAAGAAGTCCGACGTCGAGGGCCCGAAGGGCTCGCTGGGCGAGGGGACCTATCAGGCAAAGCACATCATCGTCGCGACCGGCGCGCGGCCGCGCGTGCTGCCGGGGCTCGAGCCCGACAAGAAGCTGATCTGGACCTATTTCGAGGCGATGGTACCGGAGCGGATGCCGAAGTCGCTGCTGGTGGTCGGTTCTGGTGCGATCGGCATCGAGTTTGCCTCGTTCTTCCACACCATGGGCTCTGACGTCACCGTGGTCGAGGTGCTGCCGCAGATCCTGCCGGTCGAAGACGCCGAGATCGCGGGCCTGGCCCGCAAGCGCCTGGAGAAGCTGGGCATCAAGATCATGTCCTCGACCAAGGTCACCAAGCTCGAGAAAAAGGCCGACAGCGTCGTCGCCACCATCGACGACGGCAAGGGCAAGCCGGTCACCACCGAATTCGAGCGTGTGATCTCGGCGGTCGGCGTCGTCGGCAACATCGAAAATCTCGGGCTGGAAAAGCTGGGCGTCAAGACCGACCGCGGCTGCATCGTGATCGACGGCTACGGCAAGACCAACGTCCCCGGCATCTACGCCATCGGCGACGTCGCGGGTCCCCCGATGCTCGCCCACAAGGCCGAGCATGAGGGCGTGATCTGTGTCGAGGCCATCAAGGGCCTGCATCCGCATCCCATGGACAAGAACATGATCCCGGGCTGCACCTATTGCCATCCGCAGGTGGCATCAGTCGGCTTGACGGAAGCCAAGGCCAAGGAAAGCGGCCGTGAGATCCGCGTCGGTCGCTTCCCCTTCGTCGGTAACGGCAAGGCGATCGCGCTCGGCGAGGACCAGGGCATGGTCAAGGTGATCTTCGACAAGAAGACCGGCCAGCTGCTCGGCGCCCACATGGTCGGCGCTGAAGTCACCGAGCTGATCCAGGGCTACGTCGTCGCCATGAACCTGGAGACCACGGAAGAGGAACTGATGCACACGGTGTTCCCGCATCCGACGCTGTCGGAGATGATGAAGGAAGCCGTGCTGGATGCTTATGGAAGGGTGTTGAATATTTGA
- a CDS encoding threonine synthase, with product MHDNDNLTIERPTFVSHLECAMEGDHYAADQVHNLSKAGKPLLVRYDLAGVKKALTKDALAQRPGDMWRYRELLPVRKCKDIVSLGEVTTPLIRLPKLGARLGGGEIIVKDEGRLPTGSFKARGLVMAVSMGKALGIKHMAMPTNGNAGAALAAYATSCGIKTTIFCPADTPEVNVSEIELQGATVYRVNGYIDDCGKIVGEGKAKVGWFDTSTLKEPYRIEGKKTMGLELAEQLGWDVPDVIFYPTGGGTGLIGMWKAFDELEKIGFIGSKRPRMVAVQASGCAPMVRAYDAGTEHATRWEDAHTIASGIRVPQAIGDFLILRAVRESKGFAIAVDDDKISAALSEVAREEGLLLCPEGAATYAAYKESLADGRVSKSDRVMLFNCATGLKYPLPPVTRTLDRHKPIDYSQF from the coding sequence ATGCACGACAACGACAATCTCACCATCGAACGCCCGACCTTCGTCAGCCATCTCGAATGCGCGATGGAGGGCGATCACTACGCCGCCGACCAGGTCCACAACCTCTCCAAGGCCGGCAAGCCGCTTCTGGTGCGCTACGACCTCGCCGGCGTGAAGAAGGCTCTGACCAAGGACGCGCTGGCGCAGCGGCCCGGCGACATGTGGCGCTACCGCGAGCTGCTGCCGGTGCGCAAATGCAAGGACATCGTCTCGCTCGGCGAAGTCACGACGCCCTTGATCCGGCTGCCGAAGCTCGGCGCAAGGCTCGGCGGCGGCGAGATCATCGTGAAGGACGAGGGACGTCTGCCGACCGGTTCGTTCAAGGCGCGCGGCCTCGTGATGGCGGTGTCGATGGGCAAGGCCCTCGGCATCAAGCACATGGCGATGCCGACCAACGGCAATGCCGGCGCGGCGCTCGCGGCCTATGCAACGTCCTGCGGCATCAAGACCACGATCTTCTGCCCGGCCGACACGCCGGAAGTGAATGTCAGCGAGATCGAGCTCCAGGGCGCGACCGTCTACCGCGTCAACGGCTATATCGACGATTGCGGCAAGATCGTCGGCGAGGGCAAGGCCAAGGTCGGCTGGTTCGACACCTCGACGCTGAAGGAGCCGTACCGGATCGAGGGCAAGAAGACGATGGGCCTCGAACTTGCCGAGCAGCTCGGCTGGGACGTGCCCGACGTGATCTTCTATCCAACCGGCGGGGGCACTGGCTTGATCGGCATGTGGAAGGCGTTCGACGAACTCGAGAAGATCGGCTTCATCGGTTCGAAGCGCCCGCGTATGGTCGCGGTGCAGGCCTCGGGCTGCGCACCGATGGTGCGCGCCTATGACGCCGGCACCGAGCATGCGACGCGCTGGGAGGACGCCCACACCATCGCCTCCGGCATTCGCGTGCCGCAGGCGATCGGCGACTTCCTGATCCTGCGCGCAGTGCGCGAGAGCAAGGGTTTTGCCATTGCGGTCGACGACGACAAGATCTCGGCGGCGCTGAGCGAAGTTGCGCGCGAGGAGGGGCTGCTGTTGTGCCCCGAGGGCGCCGCCACCTATGCCGCCTACAAGGAAAGCCTCGCCGACGGCCGCGTCAGCAAGTCCGACCGCGTGATGCTGTTCAATTGCGCGACCGGCCTGAAATATCCGCTGCCGCCGGTCACCCGCACGCTCGATCGCCACAAGCCGATTGACTATTCCCAGTTCTAG
- a CDS encoding tripartite tricarboxylate transporter substrate binding protein BugD, protein MKKAVWAALIGILAVTGAVRAQDFPTRPITIIVPFSAGGPSDAMARVLAERMRVTLGQAVVIENVTGAGGSIGVGRAVHSPPDGYTISFGHLGTHVANGAVYKLNYDLVADLEPVVLLPSNPMIVVSKNAVPATSLKEIIEWLKSRPSPPTAGTAGAGSGSHIAGVYFESVTGIKLQYVPYRGTGPALNDLIAGQIDLIVDQTSNSINQVRAGTIRAYAITDDKRLASAPEIPTAEEAGLKGFNMTLWSGLWVPKGTPKEIVTKLNAAAVEALNDPAVRKQLESQGLEMTPKDQLAPEALGTRQKAEIAKWWPIIKAANIKVD, encoded by the coding sequence ATGAAGAAGGCCGTTTGGGCTGCGTTGATTGGTATTCTCGCTGTAACCGGCGCAGTCCGCGCCCAGGATTTTCCCACGCGGCCCATCACGATCATCGTGCCATTCTCGGCCGGCGGGCCATCCGACGCGATGGCACGGGTGCTGGCCGAGCGCATGCGGGTAACGCTGGGGCAGGCCGTGGTGATCGAGAACGTCACCGGCGCGGGCGGCTCGATCGGCGTTGGCCGCGCTGTGCATTCGCCGCCCGATGGCTACACCATCTCGTTCGGCCATCTCGGCACCCATGTTGCCAACGGCGCGGTCTACAAGCTCAACTACGATCTCGTCGCCGATCTTGAACCGGTGGTGCTGTTGCCGAGCAACCCGATGATCGTCGTCAGCAAGAACGCGGTGCCGGCGACCTCGCTGAAGGAGATCATCGAATGGCTGAAGTCGCGGCCGTCGCCGCCGACCGCCGGCACGGCCGGCGCGGGCTCCGGTAGCCACATCGCCGGCGTCTATTTCGAGAGCGTTACCGGCATCAAGCTGCAATATGTGCCGTATCGCGGCACCGGTCCCGCGCTGAACGATCTCATCGCCGGACAGATCGACCTCATCGTCGACCAGACCTCCAACTCCATCAACCAGGTCCGCGCCGGCACCATCCGCGCCTACGCCATCACCGATGACAAGCGCCTGGCCTCAGCGCCGGAGATTCCGACCGCGGAGGAGGCAGGCCTCAAGGGCTTCAACATGACGCTGTGGTCGGGCTTGTGGGTGCCGAAGGGCACGCCGAAGGAGATCGTCACGAAGCTCAACGCCGCGGCCGTGGAAGCGCTGAACGACCCTGCGGTGAGGAAGCAGCTCGAAAGCCAGGGCCTGGAGATGACGCCCAAGGATCAGCTCGCGCCCGAAGCCCTCGGCACCCGCCAGAAGGCCGAGATTGCAAAATGGTGGCCGATCATCAAGGCGGCCAACATCAAGGTGGATTGA
- a CDS encoding response regulator transcription factor produces MSVASVISVLDDDPFVRAALNNLLESRGYIVHTFASAEEFLRSAQSNDTSCVIADVQMPLVTGIDLLTQMRAQGSATPFIFITAFPDESVRVRALKAGAICFLGKPFAASDLMQCLEQALSAGDETTA; encoded by the coding sequence TTGTCAGTGGCTTCGGTCATTTCGGTGCTTGACGATGATCCCTTCGTGCGGGCCGCGCTCAACAATCTCCTGGAATCACGCGGGTATATCGTCCACACCTTCGCCTCCGCCGAGGAGTTCTTGAGGTCGGCCCAATCAAACGACACCTCGTGCGTGATCGCGGACGTGCAGATGCCGTTGGTCACCGGCATCGACCTGCTGACCCAGATGCGCGCGCAGGGTTCGGCTACGCCGTTCATCTTCATCACGGCTTTCCCGGATGAGAGCGTGCGTGTGCGCGCGCTCAAAGCCGGTGCAATCTGCTTCCTCGGCAAGCCGTTCGCCGCCTCCGATCTGATGCAGTGCCTGGAGCAAGCGCTATCAGCAGGTGACGAAACCACGGCCTGA